The genomic interval CGGCCGTCTTGCACGTCATTCTGATTGTGTTGCTGATCCTGAGTTCACTGAATCAGAAGATGGACGACGCCAGTGCAGGTGGCGGCGGGTCATCCATCGATGCGGTGATGGTTGACCCTGGTGCAGTGGTCGACCAATACAATCGCCAGCAACAGCAGCAAAGTGATGTTCGCCGGGCCGAACAGCTTCGAAAGAAACAGGCTGACCAGCAAGCTCAGGAGTTGCTGGAGAAACAGGCTGCCGAGCAACAGCGTTTGAAAGAGTTGGAAAAGGAGCGCTTGCAAGCTCAGGAAGAAGCGAAACAGCAGGCACAGGAACAGGCTGAGCAGCGTAAACAGGCGGAAGATGCCGCTCAAAAAGCGCGTGAGCAGCAGAAGCAGGCGGAAATGGCGGCAGCCAAAGCGAAGGCTGAGGCTGAACAGCAGGCGAAAGCGGCTGCTGAAGCGAAGAAGCAGGCGGAAGACGAAGCGAAAAAACAGGCTGCTGCAGAAGCCAAGAAGAAAGCGGAAGACGACGCGAAGAAACAAGCGGCAGCGGAGGCCAAGAAAAAGGCTGAGGAAGAGGCTAAGGCTAAAGCCGCCGAGTTAGCCAAGCAAAAAGCTGCGGCGGAAGCGAAACAGAAAGCGGAAGACGACGCTAAAGAAAATGCGGCTGAGGCCGCTGCTGCGGCTAAGAAAGCCGCAGATGACAAGAAAAAGGCCGCCACGGCAGCCGCGAAGCAGGCGGGCGAAGTCGATGATTTGCTGGGAGGCCTGGCTGCATCGAAGAATGCACCTAAAGGCGGCGGTAGTGCGGCCAGCGGTGGTGCTCCTGCTGGTGTTGGTAATAATAAGAAAAGTGGCGCGTCCGGCGCTGCGCTTGATAGCTATGGCAGTCAGATCCGGTCTGCTATTCAGAGTAAATTTTATGATTGGGAGTCATACAAGGGGCGTACTTGTACGTTGCGTATCCGGCTGGCTCCCGATGGTTTGCTGATTGATGTGAAAACGGAAGGGGGCGATCCTGCGCTGTGCCAGGCTGCAATTGCGGCAGCTAAACAGGCTCGTATACCTAAACCACCAAGCTCGGATGTTTATGACGCATTCAAGAACGCACCAATAGATTTTAAACCGCAATAATCCTGTTGTTGGTCATAGATTCAGATTATGACGATGGCGGACGGCAGATGTTGTCGTGTTTGGTGAGTACAGATTGTTAAAACGCTGCCAGATTATCGTAGGCTCTGGAGCCAGGATAAGGGAGATGAGATGAAGCAGGCATTAAAAATTGCATTGAGTTTTCTGATGCTGTGGGCTGCTGTGTTGCATGCAGAAGTCCGCATTGAAATTACCCAAGGGGTCGATTCTGCTCGACCGATTGCCGTTGTTCCGTTCAAATCAGCCGGTGGTGCCGTGCCGGAAGATATTGGCAATATTGTCGCGGCTGACTTGCGCAATAGTGGCAAGTTCAACCCTATTGACCCCAGCCGTATGCCGCAGCAACCGGGAACGGCTGCTGAAGTTACCCCAGCAGCCTGGACCGCGCTTGGTATTGATGCGGTTATTGTGGGGCAGGTTCAGCCAACAGCTGACGGATATCTGATTTCCTACCAACTGGTCGATACATCCGGCAGCGCAGGGAGTGTATTGGCGCAGAATCAGTTCAAAGTGACCAGACAATGGCTGCGTTATGCCGCGCATACTGCCAGTGATGAAGTTTTTCAGAAACTGACGGGAATCAAAGGCGCTTTCCGCACACGTATCGCTTACGTTGTCCAGACGAATGGCGGCCAGTATCCCTATGAGCTTCGCGTTGCGGACTATGATGGCTACAACCAGTTTGTCGTTCATCGTTCTCCCGAACCGTTGATGTCGCCATCCTGGTCTCCGGATGGGAGCAAACTGGCTTACGTGACTTTCGAAAGTGGCCGTTCCGCACTGGTTATTCAAACGCTTGCCAATGGCGATATTCGTCAGGTGGCTTCCTTTCCCCGCCACAACGGCGCCCCGGCATTTTCTCCGGATGGGAGCAAACTGGCGTTCGCTCTTTCCAAGAGTGGTAGTCTGAATCTGTATGTAATGAACCTTGGGTCGGGGCAAATCTCGCAGATCACGGATGGCCGTAGCAATAACACCGAGCCAACCTGGTTCCCGGATAGTCAAACGCTGGCCTATACTTCTGACCAGGCCGGGCGCCCCCAGATTTATAAAATTGGCGCTAATGGCGGCACTCCGCAGCGTCTGACCTGGGAAGGTGCTCAGAACCAGGATTCCGAGGTCAGCAGTGATGGCAAATTTATCGTGATGGTGAGCTCCAATAGCGGTGCTCAACACATTGCTAAACAGGATCTGGTAACGGGTGGCGTTCAAGTTCTGACGGACACGTTCCTGGATGAAACGCCGAGTATCGCGCCTAATGGCACCATGGTAATCTACAGTTCGAAGCAAGGGCTGGGATCCGTGCTGCAGTTGGTTTCGACGGACGGCCGTTTCAAAGCGCGTCTTCCGGCTACTGATGGTCAGGTCAGATTTCCTGCCTGGTCGCCGTATCTCTAATGAAAACATGTAAAATAACCTATTTAAAGGATATAGAAATGCAATTTAATAAAGTGCTGAAAGGCCTGATGTTGGCTCTGCCGGTGCTGGCTGTTGCCGCATGTAGCTCCAACAAACATGCCAATAACGACCAATCTTCCCTGAACGGTGGTGCAGGTCTGGAAAACGGCGGCAATATGTCCTCTGCTGAGCAGGCTCGCCTGCAGATGCAGGAACTGCAGCGTAACAACATCGTTTATTTCGATCTGGATAAGTACGACATTCGTCCTGATTTTGCTCAGATGCTGGATGCCCACGCTGCATTCCTGCGCAGCAACCCGTCCTATAAAGTGACTGTTGAAGGTCATGCGGACGAACGCGGTACTCCGGAATACAACATTGCGCTGGGCGAACGTCGTGCCAACGCTGTCCAGATGTACCTGCAGGGTAAAGGCGTTTCTGCTGATCAGATCTCCGTGGTTTCTTATGGTAAAGAGAAACCGGCTGTTCTGGGTCATGACGAAGCTGCCTGGTCCAAAAACCGTCGTGCCGTTCTGGTATATTAAGAGCATCGCATGAACAGTAACTTCAGACGTCACCTGTTGGGTCTGTCGTTACTGGTTGGCGTAGCGGCCCCCTGGGTCGCTACTGCCCAGGCGCCAATCAGTAATGTCGGCTCAGGCTCGATAGAAGATCGAGTCACCTCTCTTGAGCGTATTTCCAATGCTCATAGTCAGCTTCTCACCCAACTTCAGCAACAGCTTGCCGATACTCAGCGTGATATTGATGGTTTGCGTGGTCAAATCCAGGAGAACCAGTATCAGCTGAATCAGGTGGTTGAACGTCAGAAACAGATTTATCAGCAGATTGATAGTCTGAGTTCTCAGGGGGGATCCGCTGGTACTCCGGCTGCATCGTCCGCTGGCAGCGCATCAGCTTCGTCGGGAACGGTAGATAACGGCATCGCATCTGGGGGGAGTGCTGATGCGTCTGCTGCGCCGGCCAGTACCGGCGATGTCAATAGCGATTACAATGCGGCTGTCGCTTTGGTGCTTGAGAAGAAACAGTACGATCAGGCTATTACAGCATTCCAGAATTTTGTCAAAAAATATCCTGATTCCACGTACCAGCCAAATGCCAATTACTGGCTGGGTCAGCTGTTTTATAACAAGGGCAAAAAGGACGACTCAGCGTATTATTTTGCCAACGTCGTCAAAAATTACCCCAAATCACCGAAAGCATCGGAAGCTATGTTCAAAGTCGGTGTCATCATGCAGGAAAAAGGCCAGTCTGATAAGGCAAAAGCCATTTATCAGCAAGTGGTTAAAAATTACCCTAATACGGATGGCGCTAAACAGGCTCAGAAGCGATTGGCGGGTTTGTAATCTGTGTCAGGAGCAAAAACTGTGCGATATGGCTGGTTTTTGCTCCTTAACGTTTAAGCTATAAGCAGTTGAATTTTTTTTTGGAAAAATAGGTTGCACGGAAAAATTATATTAGTAATATATGCCGCCGTTGCCGAGGTGAAGCTGAATCGCTGAAGCAGCATAAAATGTGGGTCGTTAGCTCAGTCGGTAGAGCAGTTGACTTTTAATCAATTGGTCGCAGGTTCGAATCCTGCACGACCCACCAATTCCGTATATCTCTCCTTCATATTTTCAAATAGCGCTTTAGGCACGATGGTCAGGCGTAGGATATACATCGACGTTCATATCCATTCGTATTCTTGTTTTGTCCCTGATAATGATGATTTCAGATCCGCGAGCGTGTCTTCTTCATATACCGTCAGGCTCCCAGCCCTGCTTATCCATGATGTTCGGCATAAACGATTCGTGCTGAGCTGATGCGTCAGAGCGTTGCGGCCGGAGCCTCTATCAGTGAGGTCGCGCGGGGCTGGGGGATATTCCCGCTAAGCGTGAACCGTACAGGTGAATTTGGCGTATAGTAGTCGCTTATTTATTTGACGAGAGACGTTGCCGTTTCTACATCCATATTGGAGCGGTAGAAAACGCAGAGGGAATTGTATCCATGATTGGACCTTGTATTAATGGTGCCGCCATCCTTATCGGTGGTTCGCTGGGTGTTGCATTACGCCGTTTTATCCCCCAACGCATGCGCGATGGCTTACCGCCTGCATTTGCCATGGTATCGATTGCCATGGGGGTGACATTGGTGGTGAAGGTGCATCAATTACCGGCTGTCGCTTTAGCAATTATTCTTGGCGTGGGTATTGGAGAGTTGCTATGTCTTGAAGCGGGCGTGCAAAAAGGGGCTGTGCTGATAGAGAAAACGCTAAGTGGTTTTGTTCCACAGCCTGAACACGGGCTTCCTCAGGATGTCTATACGCAGAATTTTACCGCTCTGATCGTGTTGTTTTGCGCCAGTGGTACTGGCGTTGTCGGCGCGTTGACGGAAGGGTTGAATGGTGATTACCAATTGCTGCTGATCAAATCGGCGTTGGATATTTTCACTGCGCTGATTTTTGCCATAACGTTGGGGTTGGCGGTGGTATCGATTGCGGTTCCTCAGTTTATTGTTCAGTCGCTGCTGTTCTTTTCCGCCAAGCTACTTATGCCGCTGATGACGGATATCACGATGGGTGATTTTGCTGCCTGCGGTGGAATTGTGATGATGGCCGTCGGGCTGCGTATTGCTCAGATCAAAACGTTCGCGGTGGTAAATTTCCTGCCGGCACTGGTGCTGATTATCCCCCTTTCCTTGTACTGGCATCGTTTGTTTTCCTGATCTGACTATTGAGCGCTTTGTTGTTGGTTCTGCCAGCGGCAAAGCGTTTTTTATATCAATGACGGTAAAGGCGGGATTAGGTGAGCACATGTTTTTTAATAAATTAAACTAAAATCCCGTTGGCAGAGAAAAAATAGCGGACGAATGCCGGTTTTTGCGGTAATTTGTTTAGTATATAAAACAATTTATTCCCTCCTGGATGACTGCACGGAATTCACTATGAGCCTGTTTTTCGAAAATCCGATCCTTGACTATCCTTTTCCTCCTCGTCCGAAACTGCTTTCTGAACAAGAGAAACAATATTACCGGGAGCGTATCAAGACGTTGCTTGCCGAGCGTAATGCCGTGCTGGTAGCCCATTACTATACCGACCCAGACATTCAGGCATTGGCGGAGGAAACCGGAGGATGCGTAGCGGATTCGCTGGAAATGGCGCGTTTTGGCAGCCTTCATCCGGCGACGACGTTAATCGTGGCCGGGGTTCGTTTTATGGGGGAAACGGCCAAGATCCTGAACCCGGAAAAAACAGTATTGATGCCGACGCTGGCGGCGGAATGTTCTTTGGATCTGGGGTGCCCGATAGAGCAATTCAACGCATTCTGCGATAGCCATCCGGAACGAACGGTGGTGGTTTACGCCAACACCTCGGCGGAGGTAAAGGCTCGGGCGGATTGGGTGGTGACGTCAAGTATTGCCGTTGAGCTGATTGAACATCTGGACAGCCTGGGCGAAAAGTTGATATGGGCGCCGGATCGTCATCTGGGCAGCTACGTGCAGAAGCAGACGGGGGCCGATATCCTTTGTTGGCAGGGAGCTTGTATCGTGCACGACGAGTTCAAGACTCAGGCGTTGGCGCGAATGAAGGCGCTGTATCCGCAGGCTGCTGTGCT from Musicola paradisiaca NCPPB 2511 carries:
- the pal gene encoding peptidoglycan-associated lipoprotein Pal — translated: MQFNKVLKGLMLALPVLAVAACSSNKHANNDQSSLNGGAGLENGGNMSSAEQARLQMQELQRNNIVYFDLDKYDIRPDFAQMLDAHAAFLRSNPSYKVTVEGHADERGTPEYNIALGERRANAVQMYLQGKGVSADQISVVSYGKEKPAVLGHDEAAWSKNRRAVLVY
- the cpoB gene encoding cell division protein CpoB, translated to MNSNFRRHLLGLSLLVGVAAPWVATAQAPISNVGSGSIEDRVTSLERISNAHSQLLTQLQQQLADTQRDIDGLRGQIQENQYQLNQVVERQKQIYQQIDSLSSQGGSAGTPAASSAGSASASSGTVDNGIASGGSADASAAPASTGDVNSDYNAAVALVLEKKQYDQAITAFQNFVKKYPDSTYQPNANYWLGQLFYNKGKKDDSAYYFANVVKNYPKSPKASEAMFKVGVIMQEKGQSDKAKAIYQQVVKNYPNTDGAKQAQKRLAGL
- the tolA gene encoding cell envelope integrity protein TolA, with the translated sequence MQKANERNDKLRRAIIISAVLHVILIVLLILSSLNQKMDDASAGGGGSSIDAVMVDPGAVVDQYNRQQQQQSDVRRAEQLRKKQADQQAQELLEKQAAEQQRLKELEKERLQAQEEAKQQAQEQAEQRKQAEDAAQKAREQQKQAEMAAAKAKAEAEQQAKAAAEAKKQAEDEAKKQAAAEAKKKAEDDAKKQAAAEAKKKAEEEAKAKAAELAKQKAAAEAKQKAEDDAKENAAEAAAAAKKAADDKKKAATAAAKQAGEVDDLLGGLAASKNAPKGGGSAASGGAPAGVGNNKKSGASGAALDSYGSQIRSAIQSKFYDWESYKGRTCTLRIRLAPDGLLIDVKTEGGDPALCQAAIAAAKQARIPKPPSSDVYDAFKNAPIDFKPQ
- a CDS encoding DUF554 domain-containing protein, which encodes MIGPCINGAAILIGGSLGVALRRFIPQRMRDGLPPAFAMVSIAMGVTLVVKVHQLPAVALAIILGVGIGELLCLEAGVQKGAVLIEKTLSGFVPQPEHGLPQDVYTQNFTALIVLFCASGTGVVGALTEGLNGDYQLLLIKSALDIFTALIFAITLGLAVVSIAVPQFIVQSLLFFSAKLLMPLMTDITMGDFAACGGIVMMAVGLRIAQIKTFAVVNFLPALVLIIPLSLYWHRLFS
- the nadA gene encoding quinolinate synthase NadA, with translation MSLFFENPILDYPFPPRPKLLSEQEKQYYRERIKTLLAERNAVLVAHYYTDPDIQALAEETGGCVADSLEMARFGSLHPATTLIVAGVRFMGETAKILNPEKTVLMPTLAAECSLDLGCPIEQFNAFCDSHPERTVVVYANTSAEVKARADWVVTSSIAVELIEHLDSLGEKLIWAPDRHLGSYVQKQTGADILCWQGACIVHDEFKTQALARMKALYPQAAVLVHPESPQSVVEMADAVGSTSQLINAAKTLPHRELIVATDRGIFYKMQQACPEKVLIEAPTAGEGATCRSCAHCPWMAMNGVQAIFSALVADGGEHEIQVAAGVREKALLPLNRMLAFAATLKS
- the tolB gene encoding Tol-Pal system beta propeller repeat protein TolB — protein: MKQALKIALSFLMLWAAVLHAEVRIEITQGVDSARPIAVVPFKSAGGAVPEDIGNIVAADLRNSGKFNPIDPSRMPQQPGTAAEVTPAAWTALGIDAVIVGQVQPTADGYLISYQLVDTSGSAGSVLAQNQFKVTRQWLRYAAHTASDEVFQKLTGIKGAFRTRIAYVVQTNGGQYPYELRVADYDGYNQFVVHRSPEPLMSPSWSPDGSKLAYVTFESGRSALVIQTLANGDIRQVASFPRHNGAPAFSPDGSKLAFALSKSGSLNLYVMNLGSGQISQITDGRSNNTEPTWFPDSQTLAYTSDQAGRPQIYKIGANGGTPQRLTWEGAQNQDSEVSSDGKFIVMVSSNSGAQHIAKQDLVTGGVQVLTDTFLDETPSIAPNGTMVIYSSKQGLGSVLQLVSTDGRFKARLPATDGQVRFPAWSPYL